AGAATGAAGCTAATCAGGGTCCTCCACAAAATAGAAGAAATGTATTGAGTTGGTTTAAAGATCCAGCTGGTGCTCGTTATTTTTCTATCAATCCAGGCATACAATATATTAGTTCAGCTTTGACTATTACAAGTCCGCATGGGAAAGCAAGTATGGCTGAGGATAATAATACAATGGATACTAACTCAAATTTTCTTTATGATTTGAAATCAAAAGAATGGCAGTTAGGTGAATATTGGGGTGTATTTATACTTAATAGAAACGTTAATTTTAGAAACACAAGACAAGTAATTCAGCTTTCACCAGCGACGGAAAATAATGATGGAAGAGAAAATGTAGATTTAAAAACGGAAACCTTTGGAAGTTATTCAATGGTATTACCTGTTATGTACCTTGGAAAAGCGGGAAATGAAAGTTTCCGAATTGGCTTAGGAATGGGTGTGGGTAAGGTAAACGTTCAAGGAACTGCTGATTTTAATGATGGTTTGGGATTGTTTACGAATGCCGCAGTCTTTAATAGCGGGAGAACTTTAGATAATAAAATTGAAAATTTGGGGCGTTTTTCTCTCCTAACTTCGGGAAACATTGATGGAGATCCCTATCGAGCCTATTTATTGAGTAATTTATCATTTGAGAACAATCTGGAGAATTTAGGTTTATATTCTTTATTAAAAGGTGATCTTTCAAAAGGTTCTATAGAACCTATTAGTTATTTAATATATTCCTCGGCTGCCAATGGTCAATTGAATGCTTTAGAAATATATGCTTTGTCGAGTTTAGGCAAAGGGAGAATTAATTCGAAAACAAATTTTGCAAAGAGTTATTATTTCTTTTGGGAAATTCCTTTGGGTCCTGTGACTTGGCGCTTAGGTTTTGGTGGTCCGTTTTATACTCAAAACAACTTTACGATCGAAATTCGCGGATTTGAAATGTCGCTATATACTCCTATAGAATTTTGATAGAATACTTTTAATGGAAATTTAAAATCTTGGTTCACCTATTAAAAACCATACTTTGCTTATTCTCTTATTTTCAATTTCATAAATTGCTAAAACTTCGATCGTTGCTTTTCCTTCTGGAAAATTTCGAGTGACAACTTCTTGGTCTACAATTTTGCCACTGTAACAATTTCTTGATATTAGTTTTGCATAAAGATTAGGTTCCTGAAAACGAATCAAATGCCTTTCTTTGATTTGTTCGATACCATCGGCAATTAGTGTATTTGGATGCAAAAACATTTTAGCATCATCGTTCCAACATTCCAGAAACGACTGAATGTCTTTGTTGTTATAGGCCTTCAACTGATTATCAATTATATTAAAATCTATTTGTTCATTCATAATGATTCTTTTTTATAAATTAACAATAATTACATACGGCAAAGCTACCGTTTCTCGAAAGATAGAATATAAATCACGGATTTCGATATACCTTGCATAAGTTGTTTTTATATTATGAAACCCGGCTTTTTTAACTAGAAACTTTGCTCTTGGTAGATGGTAGTATTGGGAAATGATGATTATCGATTCATCAAAATTCGAACCCAAGATGGCCTTTAGGTTATTTGCTGATTTTTCTGTTGTGTATCCTTGATCGTCTGGAGTGATATGATTAGAATCAATTCCTTGATTGATTAAATACTCTTTCATAACTCTTGCTTCATCAAAACCTTCTTTTCCCATTCCTCCAGAGACTATAATGTTCTGAATCAAATTGGATTGATACAGAAATGCGGTTCGATCTAGTCTTGCTTTCAACCGATCTGATGGTAATCCATTCAACTCTACTTTGTTTCCTAGAACTAAAGCTATATTGGAATCCAAATTTTTTTCTTCCACTAGTCCAGTAGAGATAATGTAAGCGGAAGAAATGAGGATATACGAAAAGGATAATTTGACTAACGAATAAAATATC
The sequence above is drawn from the Leptospira sp. WS4.C2 genome and encodes:
- a CDS encoding steroid delta-isomerase; its protein translation is MNEQIDFNIIDNQLKAYNNKDIQSFLECWNDDAKMFLHPNTLIADGIEQIKERHLIRFQEPNLYAKLISRNCYSGKIVDQEVVTRNFPEGKATIEVLAIYEIENKRISKVWFLIGEPRF
- a CDS encoding YdcF family protein; this encodes MKKIFYSLVKLSFSYILISSAYIISTGLVEEKNLDSNIALVLGNKVELNGLPSDRLKARLDRTAFLYQSNLIQNIIVSGGMGKEGFDEARVMKEYLINQGIDSNHITPDDQGYTTEKSANNLKAILGSNFDESIIIISQYYHLPRAKFLVKKAGFHNIKTTYARYIEIRDLYSIFRETVALPYVIIVNL